The Coregonus clupeaformis isolate EN_2021a chromosome 8, ASM2061545v1, whole genome shotgun sequence genome has a segment encoding these proteins:
- the LOC123491525 gene encoding cell wall integrity and stress response component 1-like — protein sequence MSTTPTAKMAYQICMEITNRVFNDSLLNPNSEDYKKMYDEVNQLLAEVYGCPTCSTGSVYGGIATMTFRHGSVIANATIIFYTEAINQWVVKFLFLENIKDKPSALQINTHYTEFEATPVPAVVPNITIPTTPTTTITSTTSMTTTTTTNQPTTTPLATTTTTFDKTIEGQISVVTLSTTTGSGMRNDSVRSTSSPTSTSSSVITDGSGGNNRTNTTLLPTTSHGASTSPGRVDPAKTSKRPTTSPSSGFTKRPLKPSTRHQSSTTTKSSTTANMASGGNDGGFNDWVPGWAIALLVLAAVILLLLIIIFIMMVVRWCCKRSKDLYTHERKNFPNIGSFPAYVSHGPQAPIQEQPNGKTFETIDDPRKKNKTGMYIVNP from the exons ATGAGCACCACCCCCACAGCAAAAATGGCCTACCAGATCTGCATGGAGATCACCAATCGGGTCTTCAATGACTCCCTATTGAATCCAAATTCCGAGGACTACAAGAAAATGTATGACGAGGTCAACCAATTG CTTGCTGAAGTCTACGGGTGTCCTACGTGCTCAACAGGATCCGTTTATGGGGGCATTGCAACAATGACTTTCAG ACATGGATCAGTGATAGCAAACGCTACCATCATTTTCTACACAGAGGCTATCAATCAATGGGTGGTCAAGTTTCTGTTCCTGGAAAATATCAAAGACAAACCTTCTGCCCTCCAGATAAATACACATTATACTGAAT TTGAAGCAACACCAGTACCAGCCGTGGTTCCAAACATAACCATCCCCACCACACCTACTACAACCATAACATCTACGACTTCCATgactacaaccactactactaaccAGCCAACAACCACTCCATtggctacaactacaactactttTGACAAAACCATAGAAGGTCAAATTAGCGTTGtaaccctctctaccactacagGCAGTGGAATGAGAAACGATAGTGTACGCAGTACATCCAGTCCTACATCTACGTCTTCTTCAGTGATAACCGATGgttcaggaggaaacaacaggaCCAATACAACTCTTCTACCAACAACAAGTCATGGTGCAAGTACTTCACCTGGGAGGGTGGACCCAGCAAAAACCAGTAAGAGACCAACTACCTCCCCATCAAGTGGTTTTACCAAACGTCCCCTGAAGCCTTCCACCAGGCATCAGTCAAGCACCACAACTAAATCTAGCACAACTGCCAACATGGCTTCCGGGGGTAATGATGGTGGGTTCAATGACTGGGTACCAGGATGGGCCATTGCTCTGTTGGTGTTAGCCGCTGTCATCCTGCTACTCCTCATTATCATCTTCATCATGATG GTGGTGCGTTGGTGCTGTAAAAGGTCAAAAGATCTGTACACTCATGAAAGAAAGAACTTCCCCAACATCGGCTCTTTCCCAGCATATGTCTCCCATGGCCCCCAAGCCCCCATACAGGAGCAACCCAATGGAAAGACCTTTGAGACCATT GATGACCCACGAAAGAAGAATAAAACAGGCATGTACATAGTGAACCCCTGA